Proteins from a single region of Eriocheir sinensis breed Jianghai 21 unplaced genomic scaffold, ASM2467909v1 Scaffold113, whole genome shotgun sequence:
- the LOC126989346 gene encoding uncharacterized protein LOC126989346: MPRLTSPVALALALATAVAVALSMPLLATAAPSTTTAAPQPVIANGSSVAVAPLAEAFLFCWVDAAAAVQEVEWRDAADKPLPSWTPGADAFQLGRDRHLPHAYLVLADFRQDLAGVYTCVARGEAGVEGRASVAGHGATLAFDSTSTSSTPCRRTEEDAAHRLQQHQHKPDTAQRSRRRRCQQQQNTDETTHGSSGVPVSGKGRRHTQEDTHSKETVHSRSRGATAADTAADTAVNTAGVSGGPTRADTGTVSKSTMPRQTSPVALALALATAVAVALSMPLLATAAPAAAAPQPVIANGSSVAVAPLAEAFLFCWVDAAAAVQEVEWRDAADKPLPSWTLGADAFQLGRGRHLPHAYLVLADFWQDLAGVYTCVARGEAGVEGRASVAVSLDDAAPWARR; the protein is encoded by the exons ATGCCCCGACTGACAAGTCCCGTGGCCCTGGCCCTGGCCCTGGCCACCGCCGTTGCCGTGGCCCTCTCCATGCCCCTCCTGGCCACCGCcgcccccagcaccaccaccgccgccccccaGCCCGTCATCGCCAACGGCAGCAGCGTGGCCGTGGCCCCCCTGGCCGAGGCGTTCCTCTTCTGCTGGgtggacgccgccgccgccgtgcagGAGGTGGAGTGGCGGGACGCCGCCGACAAGCCGCTGCCGTCGTGGACGCCCGGCGCCGACGCCTTCCAGCTGGGCCGCGACCGACACCTGCCTCACGCCTATCTGGTGCTGGCCGACTTCCGGCAGGACCTGGCGGGCGTGTACACCTGTGTGGCGCGCGGCGAGGCGGGGGTGGAGGGGCGCGccagcgtggcc GGGCACGGCGCCACACTCGCCTTTGACAGCACAAGCACCTCCAGCACGCCCTGCCGAAGGACTGAAGAAGACGCAGCACaccgcctccagcagcaccagcacaaGCCAGACACAGCGCAAAGGAGTCGTCGCCGGCGGTGCCAGCAGCAGCAGAACACTGACGAGACCACACACGGCAGCAGCGGCGTCCCCGTCAGCGGCAAGGGAAGAAGACACACTCAGGAAGACACGCACAGCAAGGAGACCGTCCACAGCCGCAGCCGCGGAGCCACAGCCGCCGACACAGCCGCCGACACAGCCGTCAACACAGCAGGAGTCTCCGGCGGCCCCACCAGAGCCGACACCGGAACAGTCAGCAAGTCCACGATGCCCCGACAGACAAGTCCCGTGGCCCTGGCCCTGGCCCTGGCCACCGCCGTGGCCGTGGCCCTCTCCATGCCCCTCCTGgccaccgccgcccccgccgccgccgccccccagcCCGTCATCGCTAACGGCAGCAGCGTGGCCGTGGCCCCCCTGGCCGAGGCGTTCCTCTTCTGCTGGgtggacgccgccgccgccgtgcagGAGGTGGAGTGGCGGGACGCCGCCGACAAGCCGCTGCCGTCGTGGACGCTCGGCGCCGACGCCTTCCAG CTGGGCCGCGGCCGACACCTGCCTCACGCCTACCTGGTGCTGGCCGACTTCTGGCAGGACCTGGCGGGCGTGTACACCTGTGTGGCGCGCGGCGAGGCGGGGGTGGAGGGGCGCGccagcgtggccgtcagcctggacgacgcggcgccctgggcacggcgctga